A window of Raineyella sp. W15-4 contains these coding sequences:
- a CDS encoding YbaK/EbsC family protein has protein sequence MTETPSPGARRALTAIDATGVTYSVRTHLPSTSLEEHAAAIGVPSSDLTKTLVVRRREGDYFFLLVPGGRKVSWKKVRAALGVNRLTMPGPEEARAASGYERGTITPFGATHVWPVYADRTLVDPPGRQVSIGGGDHGTALVLAADDLVAVLDATVLDVTEPE, from the coding sequence ACCCCCTCCCCCGGCGCCCGGCGCGCGCTGACCGCGATCGACGCCACCGGTGTGACGTACTCGGTGCGTACCCACCTGCCGAGCACCAGTCTGGAGGAGCATGCCGCCGCGATCGGGGTGCCGTCGTCGGACCTCACCAAGACCCTGGTCGTCCGCCGCCGCGAGGGCGACTACTTCTTCCTGCTCGTCCCGGGCGGCCGGAAGGTCTCCTGGAAGAAGGTGCGGGCGGCGCTGGGGGTGAACCGGCTGACCATGCCCGGCCCCGAGGAGGCCCGGGCGGCCAGCGGCTACGAGCGGGGCACCATCACCCCGTTCGGCGCCACCCACGTGTGGCCGGTCTATGCCGACCGTACGCTCGTCGACCCGCCGGGCCGGCAGGTCTCGATCGGCGGCGGGGATCACGGGACGGCGCTGGTGCTGGCGGCGGACGACCTGGTGGCGGTGCTGGACGCGACGGTCCTGGACGTCACCGAACCGGAGTGA